In Acidobacteriaceae bacterium, the following are encoded in one genomic region:
- a CDS encoding transglutaminase family protein — protein MYYSIRHLTKFAYKTPVSESIMETRMHPRSDAQQRCLTFHLAVSPRCRVFSYRDHLNNHIHHFDIPGQHAQLVIVAEAIVEMTPHPEVPASLPPGSWDEIDAMVQAGDFWEMLLPSQFCTSTEELEKLSVELKLDRSDDPLTTLHRLNEQLYRAFDYKPKSTTADSPIDEALIARAGVCQDFAHVMITLVRTHLRIPCRYVSGYLYHGAQFKDRSDDQATHAWIECLLPELGWVGFDPTNNLVAGDRHIRTAIGRDYSDVPPTHGIYRGRTKSELSVAVRVEPSQGTPSLDRELPVPEDWVILVEKAQALPEQPAPSLKQLQQAQQQQ, from the coding sequence ATGTACTACTCGATCCGACATCTGACCAAGTTTGCGTATAAGACGCCCGTGAGCGAAAGCATTATGGAGACGCGGATGCATCCGCGCTCCGATGCACAGCAACGCTGCCTCACGTTCCACCTCGCCGTCTCGCCGCGTTGCCGAGTCTTCAGCTACCGCGACCACCTGAACAACCACATTCATCACTTCGACATTCCAGGCCAGCATGCGCAGCTTGTGATCGTGGCCGAAGCGATCGTCGAGATGACCCCGCACCCAGAAGTCCCGGCATCTCTGCCGCCGGGCTCGTGGGACGAGATCGACGCCATGGTGCAGGCAGGCGACTTCTGGGAGATGTTGCTCCCCAGCCAGTTCTGCACCTCGACGGAAGAGCTGGAAAAGCTCTCTGTGGAGCTGAAGCTGGACCGTTCCGACGATCCTCTGACGACCCTGCACCGGCTCAACGAACAGCTCTACCGCGCCTTCGACTACAAGCCGAAATCGACAACCGCCGATTCGCCTATCGACGAAGCGCTGATCGCGCGCGCGGGCGTTTGCCAGGACTTTGCGCACGTCATGATCACGTTGGTCCGCACCCACCTGCGGATCCCCTGCCGCTACGTCTCGGGCTACCTCTATCACGGCGCCCAGTTCAAGGATCGCTCCGACGATCAGGCAACGCACGCCTGGATCGAGTGCCTCCTGCCGGAGCTTGGATGGGTCGGCTTCGACCCGACGAACAACCTTGTCGCCGGCGACCGCCATATCCGCACAGCGATCGGCCGCGACTACTCCGACGTTCCTCCAACGCACGGCATCTACCGCGGCCGCACGAAGAGCGAACTCTCTGTAGCCGTACGCGTCGAGCCTAGCCAGGGAACGCCATCACTTGACCGCGAACTCCCGGTACCGGAAGACTGGGTCATCCTGGTGGAGAAAGCGCAAGCACTTCCGGAGCAGCCAGCACCAAGCCTGAAGCAGCTACAGCAAGCCCAGCAGCAGCAGTAA
- a CDS encoding alpha-E domain-containing protein — MLSRVADSLYWMSRYLERAEHTARLLDVNLNLMLDENANSADHRWERLLASLGKPKQVKWEGNPYDLMHALTFDVANKSSVLNCIMKARENARHVREQISTEQWHRLNSLYLEVTRPELRTMMKVEEEQPTGDAPAAFLQQVMEAVHQFQGVTDSTMSHGEGWHFIQVGRFLERAAATAILLEAYQGDLWAQTEPTIDGNEYLEWMGLLRSATAFEAYCKVYTADLTPEKILEFLVLDEEFPHSIRFSIESIREALDKIQDDAGGTRAESLRKMAGRAAAALSYASVDEILAGNVVAYLHNIQAQCQEIHEAIYHLYVDYSIQAALAG; from the coding sequence ATGCTTTCACGCGTTGCTGATTCGCTCTACTGGATGTCCCGCTACCTGGAACGCGCCGAACACACAGCGCGTCTGCTGGACGTGAATCTGAACCTGATGCTGGATGAGAACGCAAACTCCGCAGACCATCGCTGGGAGCGTCTGCTCGCTTCTCTCGGCAAGCCGAAACAGGTGAAGTGGGAAGGCAATCCCTACGACCTGATGCATGCGCTTACGTTCGATGTCGCGAACAAGTCGAGCGTGTTGAACTGCATTATGAAGGCCCGCGAAAACGCGCGCCACGTACGCGAGCAGATCTCGACCGAGCAATGGCATCGGCTGAACTCGCTGTACCTGGAAGTGACGCGGCCAGAGCTGCGCACCATGATGAAGGTAGAAGAAGAGCAGCCCACAGGCGATGCGCCTGCTGCATTTCTTCAGCAGGTCATGGAGGCCGTGCACCAGTTCCAGGGTGTCACCGACTCCACGATGTCGCACGGCGAAGGCTGGCACTTCATCCAGGTAGGCCGCTTCCTCGAACGCGCTGCCGCTACAGCCATTTTGCTGGAGGCGTATCAGGGTGACCTGTGGGCCCAGACCGAACCCACCATCGATGGCAACGAGTATCTCGAATGGATGGGTCTGCTGCGTTCCGCGACCGCCTTCGAGGCGTACTGCAAGGTTTACACCGCAGATCTGACCCCGGAAAAAATCCTCGAGTTTCTGGTGCTGGATGAAGAGTTTCCTCACTCGATCCGCTTCTCGATCGAGAGCATTCGCGAGGCGCTGGACAAGATCCAGGACGACGCCGGCGGCACCCGCGCAGAAAGCCTGCGCAAGATGGCCGGCCGTGCGGCGGCAGCCTTGAGCTACGCCAGCGTGGACGAGATTCTGGCGGGCAACGTTGTCGCCTACCTGCACAACATCCAGGCGCAATGCCAGGAGATCCACGAAGCCATCTACCATCTTTATGTGGACTATTCGATTCAAGCAGCGCTCGCGGGCTGA
- a CDS encoding carboxypeptidase-like regulatory domain-containing protein: MFDPSSFRVGQAVRRGLLVLACAAAVTVSHAQSNRGTVTGVVQDATGAVVANAEVVLKSPSQGTTIVLKTNSAGVYRFDSVNTGDYVVTVKSAGFVSQEQPATVVVGSTVGRDFKLAVGSSNDTVEVVSNSLELQTEDAVRGGTVASRELAELPISGQNSLNLILTAPGVVRSNLAAGGSLDSGIGAVNGARARSNNFLIDGLQNNDISVAGPQYVITNNDVLQEVNFQTSNFSPEFGRAGGAIVSQITKSGTNKIHGTVAVVYRSQLFRATTSLERSAFTSNLATYAAQQAAGNTSYPYPDVKNKFHEFRPAITIGGPLVIPHLYDGKDRTFIFGGGQLFRDRYNALATFTSIPTATGYTTLNNLAASTGCSNVRLYLSILNALGNPTSSFQQAATSIAVPTSLATSTCNGTARTGQTLSTGQFYRSAREAYDDQNFNVRLDHKVSEKQSMLFRFLYDDNVDNLGGSEAVGPAFDVPSRGRTMGGAFNDVYQVKNNLLNEFRFGYTRSSVKFLIPASAALGASLPAYSATSLNIPAISSSFSQGRTANSFEYEDTLTYVKGKHAFKVGGAFLRQLAVQIAPFNSRGTVAYSQITAANSAAYYATAVTAIANFIDDYAGVSSAPVNKLFDTASPAQPGTYRPNLFTQSYFAQDTWKVTPDLTLVYGLRYENFGQPANSLPNPAFVGYGTSDYLSTARVNQDNNNVGPTFGFSYNPHIGGGLLNGRTVIRGGYQVTYDTFYNNLLSNMKAASPNSPSNLTTASAISATTLRGTPGISTALATAVPTLNPYTTQSSIFPKNIRNPYYHHFSLGIQEQLPAKMVLDVAYVGTLGRQLFFTNPINPGLPNTAQTAVATQTTTYGTQTLRVYANRGNVQTRDSGLTSNYHSLQIQLRHKGLSTPVGHIFFQTSYTWSKNLDVLTETFATSSSGQNPSRSPLLGGPLGYLDYGPSDNDRRNVSSTVVNWAVRGPSRGVLKRVLGGWSVAPILTAQSGTPYTVLNGVDRDLDGSTLGDRPDVGNMKAAYDSRGTYDTTCTNGVRNLATSSCTSKDQVRYILVTTYSPSSPSIAHRNFAYTTRYLNLDTNILKKIAIKNDVNLELRGEFFNVTNNQNYDTPSAYSNLNTYGASTNFLNTSLQSGGSRSFRVGGKLLF; encoded by the coding sequence ATGTTCGATCCCTCCTCATTTCGCGTAGGCCAGGCCGTTCGTCGTGGACTGCTTGTGCTCGCCTGTGCTGCTGCCGTGACGGTGAGTCACGCGCAGTCCAACCGCGGCACCGTGACCGGTGTCGTGCAGGACGCAACGGGCGCAGTTGTCGCCAATGCTGAAGTTGTTCTGAAGTCCCCGTCGCAGGGAACCACGATCGTTCTTAAAACGAACTCCGCTGGTGTCTACCGTTTCGACAGCGTGAACACAGGCGACTATGTTGTCACCGTCAAGTCTGCTGGCTTCGTAAGTCAGGAGCAACCTGCAACTGTCGTCGTCGGTTCGACCGTTGGACGTGATTTCAAGCTTGCTGTTGGCAGCTCGAACGATACCGTTGAGGTTGTTTCGAACTCTCTTGAACTTCAGACGGAAGATGCCGTTCGAGGCGGCACCGTCGCATCTCGCGAACTTGCAGAGCTCCCGATCTCAGGTCAGAACTCTCTGAATTTGATTCTTACTGCTCCGGGTGTTGTACGTTCAAACCTTGCAGCTGGTGGATCGCTGGACAGCGGTATTGGCGCAGTAAATGGTGCTCGTGCTCGCTCAAATAACTTCCTTATCGATGGCTTGCAGAACAACGACATCTCGGTAGCAGGCCCTCAATACGTCATTACCAATAACGACGTGTTGCAGGAAGTGAACTTCCAGACTTCGAACTTCTCGCCTGAATTCGGTCGTGCTGGTGGCGCTATTGTTTCTCAGATTACAAAGTCCGGTACGAACAAAATTCACGGTACCGTCGCGGTCGTTTATCGCAGCCAGCTCTTCCGCGCTACAACCTCGCTGGAGCGCAGTGCTTTCACTTCCAATCTGGCGACGTACGCCGCGCAGCAGGCCGCAGGCAACACTTCCTATCCGTACCCCGATGTGAAGAACAAGTTCCACGAGTTCCGTCCGGCCATCACCATTGGCGGTCCGCTTGTTATTCCTCATCTTTATGATGGCAAGGACCGTACCTTCATCTTTGGCGGTGGGCAGCTCTTCCGTGATCGTTATAACGCTCTGGCAACCTTCACCAGCATTCCGACGGCTACCGGCTACACGACCTTGAACAATTTGGCAGCATCAACCGGTTGCAGCAACGTGCGTTTGTACCTGAGCATTCTCAACGCACTCGGCAATCCAACCTCGAGCTTCCAGCAGGCGGCGACTTCTATTGCTGTCCCCACTTCGCTTGCAACGTCGACATGCAACGGCACCGCACGTACGGGCCAGACGCTCTCGACTGGTCAGTTCTACCGCTCGGCTCGGGAAGCTTACGACGATCAGAACTTCAATGTTCGCCTCGATCATAAGGTTTCGGAGAAGCAGAGCATGCTCTTCCGCTTCCTCTATGATGACAACGTTGACAACCTCGGTGGCAGCGAAGCTGTGGGCCCTGCGTTTGACGTTCCGTCACGTGGTCGTACTATGGGCGGCGCGTTCAACGACGTTTATCAGGTCAAGAACAACCTGCTAAATGAGTTCCGCTTTGGTTACACACGCTCCAGTGTTAAATTCCTGATCCCTGCAAGTGCTGCGTTGGGCGCTTCGCTTCCTGCGTACTCGGCTACCAGTCTCAACATTCCTGCGATCTCATCCTCCTTCAGCCAGGGACGTACGGCTAACAGCTTCGAGTATGAAGACACATTGACCTACGTGAAGGGCAAGCATGCCTTCAAGGTTGGCGGTGCTTTCCTTCGCCAGCTCGCAGTGCAGATTGCTCCATTCAACTCGCGTGGTACGGTTGCTTACTCGCAGATTACGGCAGCAAACTCAGCGGCGTACTATGCCACGGCTGTTACTGCTATCGCGAACTTCATCGACGATTACGCTGGTGTGAGTTCCGCGCCTGTGAACAAGTTGTTTGATACGGCCAGCCCTGCACAACCGGGTACCTATCGTCCAAACCTTTTCACGCAATCCTACTTTGCTCAGGACACATGGAAGGTTACTCCTGACCTCACGCTTGTTTACGGTCTCCGTTACGAGAACTTCGGTCAGCCGGCGAATAGCCTCCCGAATCCCGCGTTTGTGGGTTACGGTACCAGCGACTATCTTTCGACGGCTCGCGTGAACCAGGACAACAATAATGTTGGCCCGACGTTCGGCTTCTCGTATAACCCTCATATCGGCGGTGGCCTGCTGAATGGGCGCACCGTTATCCGTGGTGGATACCAGGTGACTTACGACACTTTCTACAACAACCTGTTGTCGAATATGAAGGCAGCTTCACCCAACTCACCGTCAAATCTCACGACTGCCAGCGCTATTTCCGCTACCACTCTCCGTGGTACTCCGGGAATTTCAACGGCTCTCGCGACCGCAGTTCCGACGTTGAACCCGTATACGACGCAGTCGTCGATCTTCCCGAAGAATATTCGTAACCCCTACTACCACCACTTCTCGCTGGGTATTCAGGAACAGCTGCCTGCGAAGATGGTGTTGGATGTGGCTTACGTCGGCACACTTGGCCGTCAATTGTTCTTCACCAACCCCATCAACCCGGGTCTTCCGAACACGGCTCAGACCGCAGTTGCAACGCAGACCACCACGTATGGCACCCAGACTCTGCGTGTGTACGCAAACCGCGGCAACGTTCAGACACGTGATAGTGGCCTGACCTCTAACTATCACTCTCTGCAGATTCAGCTTCGCCATAAGGGACTGAGCACGCCGGTAGGTCACATCTTCTTCCAGACCTCCTACACGTGGTCGAAGAACCTGGATGTACTGACGGAAACCTTCGCAACGAGTTCCTCGGGACAGAATCCCTCGCGCTCGCCTCTTCTTGGCGGCCCGCTTGGTTATCTTGACTACGGTCCTTCCGATAACGACCGTCGCAATGTATCGAGCACGGTCGTCAATTGGGCTGTTCGCGGACCGAGCCGTGGGGTTCTTAAGCGTGTTCTCGGTGGCTGGTCTGTTGCTCCGATCCTCACTGCGCAGAGCGGCACTCCGTACACCGTGCTCAATGGTGTTGACCGTGATCTCGACGGCTCCACTCTTGGCGATCGTCCTGACGTTGGCAATATGAAGGCTGCCTATGATTCGCGTGGTACCTATGACACCACGTGCACCAACGGCGTCCGTAATCTTGCAACCAGCTCTTGCACTTCGAAGGATCAGGTTCGCTACATCCTCGTAACGACTTACTCCCCCTCGAGCCCCAGCATCGCCCATCGTAACTTCGCTTACACCACGCGCTATCTAAACCTGGATACAAACATCCTGAAGAAGATTGCGATCAAGAACGATGTCAACCTTGAACTGCGTGGTGAGTTCTTTAACGTAACCAATAACCAGAACTACGACACCCCATCCGCTTATTCGAACCTCAATACGTATGGTGCGTCGACCAACTTCCTCAATACTTCGCTCCAGAGCGGCGGTTCGCGCTCCTTCCGCGTAGGTGGAAAGCTGTTGTTCTAA
- a CDS encoding nucleoside hydrolase: protein MIEAMRFSFVRTMMAATATLALLPCAALQAQQQPAPRLVIMDQDGSGPGGSNQMAMMVLLQSPDVRVLGLTMVSGNAWEPEEVAHTLRMLELIHRTDVPVVPGAIFPLVHDEADARQERAIYGRSVWYGAWGDSAEHNSGQPYHAPMLVPKLEEGEPHTAPLKEDAAHFLVRQVHEHPHEVTIYAAGPLTNIALALKIDPEFAELTKGILIMGGSLEPNTGDPEFATDPRHEFNFWFDPEAAHIVLRAHWPRIDLTTVDISVKTLFSKEMMQEIAAGDTPAAQYVAKYTREYHYLWDELEAAAWLDPKIITKEQTLYIDVDLTRGPNYGGTLSWSAATKPQRDVQLVHVQQDLDSERFSKLFVALMKAPPHKP, encoded by the coding sequence GTGCGGACGATGATGGCTGCAACGGCGACATTAGCTCTACTCCCCTGCGCGGCACTGCAGGCCCAGCAGCAGCCTGCACCGCGGCTGGTGATCATGGACCAGGACGGCTCCGGCCCCGGCGGCTCTAACCAGATGGCGATGATGGTGCTGCTGCAGTCACCGGACGTCCGCGTGCTTGGCCTGACGATGGTGAGCGGCAACGCGTGGGAGCCCGAAGAGGTAGCGCATACGCTGCGGATGCTCGAGCTGATCCACCGTACGGACGTACCCGTCGTGCCCGGAGCGATCTTCCCTCTCGTGCATGATGAAGCCGACGCCAGGCAGGAGCGCGCGATCTACGGACGCAGCGTCTGGTACGGCGCCTGGGGAGACTCCGCCGAGCACAACAGTGGCCAGCCCTATCACGCTCCGATGCTCGTTCCGAAGCTTGAAGAAGGCGAACCGCACACGGCTCCGCTGAAGGAAGACGCCGCGCACTTTCTGGTGCGGCAGGTGCACGAGCATCCTCACGAGGTCACGATTTACGCCGCGGGGCCGCTGACGAATATCGCACTCGCGCTGAAGATCGATCCTGAGTTCGCCGAGCTGACCAAGGGCATCCTGATCATGGGCGGAAGTCTTGAGCCCAACACCGGCGACCCGGAGTTTGCGACCGACCCGCGCCACGAGTTCAACTTCTGGTTCGATCCCGAAGCCGCGCACATCGTACTGCGCGCGCACTGGCCACGCATCGATCTGACAACCGTCGACATCAGCGTGAAGACGTTGTTCAGCAAGGAGATGATGCAAGAAATCGCCGCTGGCGATACGCCTGCCGCGCAGTACGTGGCGAAGTACACCCGCGAGTATCACTACCTGTGGGACGAGCTCGAGGCCGCCGCGTGGCTCGATCCGAAGATCATCACGAAAGAGCAAACGCTCTACATCGACGTCGATCTGACGCGTGGTCCGAACTACGGCGGAACGCTCTCCTGGTCAGCCGCCACGAAGCCGCAACGCGACGTACAACTGGTTCACGTGCAGCAGGATTTAGACAGCGAACGCTTCAGCAAGCTCTTTGTTGCGCTGATGAAAGCTCCACCGCACAAACCATAG